A single region of the Streptomyces sp. AM 4-1-1 genome encodes:
- a CDS encoding MFS transporter, whose translation MRSGRFGGLWRDREFLKLWTGESVSQMGAQITQLALPLAAVYQFEASSSQLGLLNAASFAPFLGATLFIGVWVDRRRRLPLMIWSNVGRALLVGSVPLCAALDVLSIGYLYVVALLIGVLTVLFDVSYQSYLPSLIRREQLVEGNSKLQATSSLAQIGGPGLAGLLVGWLTAPVALLANAFGYVVSVAGLLAIRRPEPAPAVPVQRVSTARGIAEGLRMVFRNAPIRAIALEAGTYNLCWMSLQTLFVLYAARELGMGPATIGLVLGIGAVGSLVGAVCASRLKDRLGLGRAVIAELVLCCAAPVLVPLAPGAGPLSYTMYVTAFACCGIGSTMSTIHVVSLRQVITPDHLLGRVNAGCRFIAWGPLPLGALIGGYLGDAVGLRPALYITAFGFLFALLWVVFSPVPALKDFPAGPPPEPTTTASGPPSDTGATD comes from the coding sequence GTGAGGTCCGGACGGTTCGGCGGGCTGTGGCGCGACCGGGAGTTCCTCAAGCTGTGGACCGGCGAGTCCGTCTCGCAGATGGGCGCCCAGATCACTCAACTGGCGCTGCCGCTCGCCGCCGTCTACCAGTTCGAGGCGTCGTCGTCCCAGCTGGGACTGCTGAACGCGGCGAGCTTCGCACCCTTCCTCGGCGCCACGCTCTTCATCGGGGTCTGGGTCGACCGGCGCCGCCGTCTGCCGTTGATGATCTGGAGCAACGTCGGACGTGCCCTGCTGGTGGGCAGTGTGCCGCTGTGCGCGGCGCTGGACGTGCTGAGCATCGGATACCTGTACGTCGTGGCGCTGCTCATCGGCGTGCTCACCGTGCTCTTCGACGTCTCCTACCAGTCCTATCTCCCCTCGCTGATCAGACGCGAGCAGTTGGTGGAGGGCAACAGCAAGCTCCAGGCCACCAGTTCGCTGGCCCAGATCGGCGGCCCCGGACTGGCCGGTCTGCTGGTCGGCTGGCTCACCGCCCCGGTCGCGCTGCTGGCCAACGCGTTCGGCTACGTGGTGTCCGTCGCCGGTCTGCTGGCGATCCGCCGCCCCGAGCCCGCCCCGGCCGTGCCCGTACAGCGCGTCTCCACCGCGCGCGGAATCGCGGAGGGCCTGCGGATGGTGTTCCGCAACGCGCCCATCCGGGCGATCGCCCTGGAGGCCGGGACGTACAACCTGTGCTGGATGTCGCTGCAGACGCTGTTCGTGCTCTACGCCGCGCGGGAACTCGGCATGGGGCCGGCCACCATCGGCCTCGTCCTCGGGATCGGAGCGGTCGGCTCACTGGTGGGCGCGGTCTGCGCGAGCCGGCTCAAGGACCGGCTGGGACTGGGCCGGGCGGTCATCGCCGAACTGGTGCTCTGCTGCGCCGCGCCCGTGCTGGTGCCGCTGGCGCCCGGCGCCGGCCCGCTGTCGTACACCATGTACGTCACCGCCTTCGCCTGCTGCGGCATCGGCTCGACCATGTCGACCATCCATGTGGTGAGCCTGCGCCAGGTGATCACACCGGACCATCTGCTCGGCCGGGTCAACGCCGGCTGCCGGTTCATCGCCTGGGGGCCGCTGCCGCTGGGCGCGCTGATCGGCGGGTACCTCGGCGACGCCGTGGGGCTGCGCCCCGCCCTGTACATCACGGCGTTCGGATTCCTCTTCGCCCTGCTGTGGGTGGTGTTCTCACCCGTCCCGGCGCTGAAGGACTTCCCAGCGGGACCACCGCCGGAGCCCACCACCACGGCCTCCGGGCCTCCGTCCGACACCGGGGCCACCGACTAG
- a CDS encoding pyridoxal-dependent decarboxylase has product MTTNVPGPLYQPAGTAAGLESVRTLVNTALDILQEVSAARLGPVAPGGPEGARAAAGRALAGPLLPEEGGDPAAVLAELIRPYAQWSVDITHPAALARMQPPPADVAVTAELVTAILNQSLHAWESGPFALELDRWVIAQLAELVGYDASEAGGALTPGGSVSNLMAMTMARDTTLAEKTGDYPFAGGLRRLDVQPVVLCPAGVHFSVERAVRLLGLGEEHIITVPVDKDGRMIPEEADRVLTELPADQVAVALVAVAGSTDLGIVDPLPRLAEIARRHGVWLHADAAYGAGALFSPRLRGMLDGLAEADSVTVDLHKFGWAPASSAVLLVRRAETMLSFGLQPTTCLSADDDTCAGFIGLQNTSLQTTRRADALKIAVTMRTLGSKAMGAMVDTCHDLARHAAAWIDAQPRLELGTEPPLTAVLFRYLPDGGLDTDAFNGALRRRVMEEGRALIARTHIADGSGGSRVFLKLMLLNPETTTGQLDAVCEEVLAIATEMEAAALRTPARGAGPAGS; this is encoded by the coding sequence GTGACCACGAACGTGCCTGGTCCGCTGTACCAGCCCGCCGGGACCGCCGCAGGACTGGAGAGCGTACGGACCCTGGTGAACACCGCCCTGGACATCCTCCAGGAGGTCTCCGCCGCGCGTCTGGGACCGGTGGCGCCCGGCGGCCCGGAAGGCGCCCGCGCCGCCGCCGGCCGAGCGCTGGCGGGCCCGCTCCTGCCGGAGGAGGGCGGCGACCCGGCCGCCGTGCTGGCGGAGCTGATCCGGCCCTACGCCCAGTGGTCGGTGGACATCACCCACCCGGCGGCGCTGGCCCGGATGCAGCCACCGCCCGCCGACGTGGCCGTCACCGCCGAGCTGGTCACCGCCATCCTCAACCAGTCCCTGCACGCCTGGGAGAGCGGACCCTTCGCCCTGGAGCTGGACCGCTGGGTCATCGCCCAACTGGCCGAACTGGTCGGCTACGACGCCTCGGAGGCGGGCGGCGCGCTCACCCCGGGCGGCAGCGTCTCCAACCTCATGGCGATGACCATGGCCCGGGACACCACCCTGGCGGAGAAGACCGGCGACTACCCCTTCGCCGGGGGGCTGCGCCGGCTCGACGTCCAGCCGGTCGTGCTGTGCCCGGCGGGTGTGCACTTCTCCGTCGAACGCGCGGTGCGCCTGCTGGGCCTGGGCGAGGAGCACATCATCACCGTCCCGGTGGACAAGGACGGCCGGATGATCCCCGAGGAGGCCGACCGCGTTCTCACGGAGCTGCCCGCCGACCAGGTCGCCGTCGCCCTCGTGGCGGTCGCGGGCTCCACCGACCTCGGCATCGTCGACCCCCTTCCCCGGCTCGCCGAGATCGCCCGGCGCCACGGCGTCTGGCTGCACGCCGACGCGGCCTACGGGGCCGGCGCGCTGTTCTCCCCCCGGCTGCGCGGCATGCTCGACGGGCTGGCCGAGGCCGACTCGGTCACCGTCGACCTGCACAAGTTCGGCTGGGCCCCGGCCTCCTCGGCCGTCCTGCTGGTCCGCCGCGCCGAGACCATGCTCTCGTTCGGCCTCCAGCCCACCACCTGCCTCAGTGCCGACGACGACACCTGCGCCGGGTTCATCGGACTCCAGAACACCTCCCTCCAGACCACCCGGCGGGCGGACGCCCTCAAGATCGCGGTCACCATGCGGACCCTCGGCAGCAAGGCCATGGGCGCCATGGTGGACACCTGCCACGACCTCGCCCGGCACGCCGCGGCCTGGATCGACGCCCAGCCGCGCCTGGAACTCGGCACCGAACCGCCGCTCACCGCCGTGCTGTTCCGCTACCTCCCCGATGGCGGCCTGGACACCGACGCCTTCAACGGCGCCCTGCGCCGCCGGGTCATGGAGGAGGGGCGCGCGCTCATCGCGCGTACGCACATCGCCGACGGGTCGGGCGGCAGCAGGGTCTTCCTCAAGCTGATGCTGCTGAACCCGGAGACCACGACCGGCCAACTCGACGCCGTGTGCGAGGAGGTGCTGGCCATCGCCACCGAGATGGAGGCCGCCGCACTGCGGACCCCGGCCCGGGGAGCCGGCCCGGCCGGCTCCTGA
- a CDS encoding fatty acid desaturase, producing MPEVNDPRTRPGRVPGDGTGHGSGAPDRVRESMRVLPRPFAVPLTLLTGRPYAGQRAVHFTPTRHLVNAVMSIACGVALSGTALWAAGWLLVLLLPGWAMTLHGARNLRMMVYHQCAHQNMWRRRGADAALGRLLAAVLLVQDFGRYSVEHVGDHHALHHMTRRDPTVQAVLISLELRPGMSRRQMWRRMLGKVFSPWFHARFLTARFRSYYSFASTGGRVASAAGLVTVAALATWLHLWLFVLLAWVLPMTVLFQMSNVLRLCVKHTFPAPDRTVRRGKAYFAGLTNAIFIGEAAPSPELPRPRRYAAWARWWTRMLLIHFPSRYLVLTGDTVVHDFHHRHPMNKDWANYIFAREEDHRRGSPGWPDYHEVWGLVAAIDLVFDSLREADPEEYHPDRITEVNHRELFMAFDD from the coding sequence ATGCCCGAGGTGAACGACCCGCGTACGCGCCCCGGCCGCGTGCCCGGCGACGGGACCGGCCATGGCTCCGGCGCGCCGGACCGCGTGCGCGAATCCATGCGGGTGCTGCCGCGCCCCTTCGCCGTGCCGCTCACCCTGCTGACCGGCCGCCCGTACGCCGGTCAGCGGGCGGTCCACTTCACACCGACCCGCCATCTGGTGAACGCCGTCATGTCGATCGCCTGCGGGGTGGCCCTCAGCGGGACCGCGCTGTGGGCGGCGGGCTGGCTCCTGGTCCTGCTGCTGCCCGGGTGGGCGATGACCCTGCACGGCGCCCGGAACCTGCGGATGATGGTCTACCACCAGTGCGCCCACCAGAACATGTGGCGGCGGCGCGGCGCCGACGCCGCCCTGGGCCGGTTGCTCGCCGCCGTGCTCCTGGTCCAGGACTTCGGCCGGTACAGCGTGGAGCACGTCGGCGACCACCACGCCCTGCATCACATGACGCGCCGCGATCCCACGGTCCAGGCCGTCCTGATCAGCCTGGAACTGCGCCCCGGGATGTCCCGCCGCCAGATGTGGCGGCGGATGCTGGGGAAGGTCTTCTCCCCCTGGTTCCACGCCAGGTTCCTCACCGCCCGGTTCCGCTCGTACTACTCCTTCGCGAGCACCGGCGGGCGCGTGGCGTCCGCGGCCGGCCTCGTCACGGTCGCGGCGCTGGCCACCTGGCTCCACCTCTGGCTCTTCGTACTGCTGGCCTGGGTACTGCCGATGACGGTCCTCTTCCAGATGAGCAACGTCCTGCGGCTGTGCGTCAAGCACACCTTTCCCGCACCGGACCGGACCGTGCGCCGGGGCAAGGCGTACTTCGCCGGCCTCACCAACGCCATCTTCATCGGCGAGGCGGCCCCCTCGCCGGAACTGCCACGGCCGCGCCGGTACGCGGCCTGGGCGCGCTGGTGGACGCGGATGCTGCTGATCCACTTCCCCAGCCGGTACCTGGTCCTCACCGGCGACACCGTGGTCCACGACTTCCACCACAGGCATCCGATGAACAAGGACTGGGCGAACTACATCTTCGCCCGCGAGGAGGACCACCGCCGTGGCAGTCCCGGCTGGCCCGACTACCACGAGGTCTGGGGGCTGGTCGCGGCGATCGACCTGGTCTTCGACTCGCTCCGGGAAGCCGACCCGGAGGAGTACCACCCCGACCGGATCACCGAGGTCAACCACCGTGAGCTGTTCATGGCGTTCGACGACTGA
- a CDS encoding cobalamin-dependent protein (Presence of a B(12) (cobalamin)-binding domain implies dependence on cobalamin itself, in one of its several forms, or in some unusual lineages, dependence on a cobalamin-like analog.), whose amino-acid sequence MITIPGQSGRLVILGVAESDAHAVANHLITMQLRDHGFTVVNLGVCTPLSDFADALDRHPQAEAVLIGTLNGHAHQDLRALPELRAAGRLNCPVVVGGNLSVGSHKDDADERRLYDLGVDHLLSDAGELVLLLDRLHATMAAESRNG is encoded by the coding sequence ATGATCACGATTCCAGGGCAGAGCGGACGCCTCGTCATCCTGGGCGTCGCCGAGAGCGATGCGCACGCCGTCGCCAACCACCTGATCACCATGCAGTTGCGGGACCACGGCTTCACCGTGGTCAACCTCGGTGTCTGCACCCCGCTGAGCGACTTCGCCGACGCCCTGGACCGGCACCCCCAGGCCGAGGCCGTCCTGATCGGCACCCTCAACGGCCACGCCCACCAGGACCTCAGGGCCCTGCCGGAGCTGCGCGCCGCCGGGCGGCTGAACTGCCCCGTGGTGGTCGGTGGCAACCTCTCGGTCGGCAGCCACAAGGACGACGCCGACGAACGGCGACTGTACGACCTGGGCGTCGACCACCTGCTCTCCGACGCCGGCGAACTCGTGCTGCTGCTCGACAGGCTCCACGCGACGATGGCGGCCGAGTCGCGGAATGGCTGA
- a CDS encoding methylaspartate mutase produces MAELNGLELAPEVAAALPGWSDILTYLQDARRPFVVDVLRAADAAGRPAVQPRCGVGGHEEMLALLRELEPAGPDILSVTIDAHTRLRKFDTARELMLDSPADLNGYPLVSHGWRRGRELGEAVHVPLEVRHGSPDGRDLFAVSIAAGITSFEGGGIGYNLPYSKNVPLSRSLRAWQQVDALCGALAASGLIIDRELFGTLTAVLVPPSVSLAMTMLEGIAAVREGVRCLSVSYPQGGEPHQDIAALRAVRTLSRRYLGTAVEVYPVLHEFMGVFPATPEFAGLLILHGGLTARLGGATKVINKTVQEAYGIPDAGANANGLRIAALGASQLLDFVRVDEDRVAEEQHWIEREVAEIIEPVLATGALFDSIDAAFRAGRLDIPFSASVHARSQVIPRRDRTGAVRYGDSGGLPFSGAVLRRQADLLREPEGTRPRTRIEAATADIHYFPDLENAFRSGCSPYRSQP; encoded by the coding sequence ATGGCTGAACTGAACGGCCTCGAACTGGCCCCGGAGGTCGCCGCCGCCCTGCCCGGCTGGTCCGACATCCTGACGTATCTCCAGGACGCCCGGCGTCCCTTCGTCGTCGACGTGCTGCGCGCCGCCGACGCCGCCGGCCGCCCGGCCGTCCAGCCGCGCTGCGGCGTCGGCGGGCACGAGGAGATGCTGGCGCTGCTGCGTGAACTCGAACCCGCCGGGCCCGACATCCTCTCCGTCACCATCGACGCGCACACCCGCCTGCGGAAGTTCGACACCGCCCGCGAGCTCATGCTCGACAGCCCGGCCGACCTCAACGGCTACCCGTTGGTGTCGCACGGCTGGCGGCGGGGCCGGGAACTCGGCGAGGCCGTCCACGTCCCGCTGGAGGTCCGGCACGGCTCGCCCGACGGCCGTGACCTGTTCGCGGTGTCGATCGCCGCCGGAATCACCTCCTTCGAGGGCGGCGGCATCGGTTACAACCTGCCGTACTCCAAGAACGTGCCGCTCTCCCGGTCGCTGCGGGCCTGGCAACAGGTGGACGCTCTGTGCGGCGCCCTCGCCGCGTCCGGACTGATCATCGACCGCGAGCTGTTCGGCACCCTGACGGCCGTACTCGTCCCCCCGTCGGTCAGCCTCGCCATGACGATGCTGGAAGGGATCGCGGCGGTCCGGGAGGGCGTCCGCTGTCTGTCGGTCTCCTATCCGCAGGGCGGCGAACCGCACCAGGACATCGCGGCCCTGCGCGCCGTCCGGACGCTTTCGCGCCGCTACCTCGGGACGGCGGTCGAGGTGTACCCGGTGCTCCACGAGTTCATGGGGGTCTTCCCGGCCACCCCCGAGTTCGCCGGGCTGCTGATCCTCCACGGCGGCCTGACGGCCCGGCTCGGCGGCGCGACCAAGGTGATCAACAAGACCGTGCAGGAGGCGTACGGCATCCCCGACGCCGGCGCCAACGCGAACGGTCTGCGCATCGCGGCGCTGGGCGCCTCGCAGCTGCTCGACTTCGTCCGCGTCGACGAGGACCGCGTCGCCGAGGAACAGCACTGGATCGAACGGGAGGTCGCCGAGATCATCGAGCCGGTGCTCGCCACCGGCGCGCTGTTCGACAGCATCGACGCGGCGTTCCGCGCCGGCCGCCTGGACATCCCCTTCAGCGCCAGTGTCCACGCCCGCTCCCAGGTGATCCCCCGACGCGACCGCACCGGTGCCGTCCGGTACGGCGACAGCGGGGGCCTGCCGTTCTCCGGCGCCGTGCTCCGCCGGCAGGCCGACCTGCTCAGGGAGCCGGAGGGCACCCGGCCCCGCACCCGCATCGAAGCGGCCACCGCCGACATCCACTACTTCCCGGACCTGGAGAACGCCTTCCGTTCCGGCTGCTCCCCCTACCGTTCACAGCCCTGA
- a CDS encoding aspartate aminotransferase family protein produces the protein MTTENPTVPQPTGPRPATPDPQKGARVVADDRAHLFHSWAAQGNLAPVPVAGASGRYFWDYSGKRYLDFSSQFINLNIGHAHPKVVAAIKDQADEICMIASTFANDKRGEAARLIAELAPEGLDRVFFTNGGAEANEHAVRMARMHTGRPKVLSAYRSYHGGTSTAISLTGDPRRWANEHSGSASGNVAHFFGPYLYRSHFHAATEAEECARALAHLEQVIAFEGPSTIAAVVLETVVGTAGILVPPPGYLQGVRELCDRHGILYIADEVMSGFGRTGAWFAVDHWDVVPDLITFAKGVNSGYVPLGGVLLSDAVHETFRDTVYPGGLTYSGHPLACAAAVATITAMKEERINENATRVGEEVIGPGLRQIAENHPSVGEVRGLGVFWAVELVRDRETREMLVPYAAGGALTRPVDEVVAACKEGGLWPVYNFNRIHVVPPCNITDDEAREGLAILDGALYAADKYVG, from the coding sequence ATGACAACCGAGAACCCGACCGTCCCCCAGCCGACCGGCCCGCGTCCTGCCACGCCGGACCCGCAGAAGGGGGCCCGGGTCGTCGCCGACGACCGGGCCCATCTCTTCCACTCCTGGGCCGCCCAGGGCAATCTGGCCCCGGTGCCCGTGGCGGGTGCCTCGGGGCGGTACTTCTGGGACTACTCAGGGAAGCGCTACCTGGACTTCTCGTCCCAGTTCATCAACCTGAACATCGGGCACGCGCACCCCAAGGTCGTCGCGGCGATCAAGGACCAGGCCGACGAGATCTGCATGATCGCCTCGACCTTCGCCAACGACAAGCGCGGTGAGGCGGCCCGGCTGATCGCCGAGCTGGCGCCCGAGGGGCTCGACCGGGTCTTCTTCACCAACGGCGGGGCGGAGGCCAACGAGCACGCGGTGCGGATGGCCCGCATGCACACCGGCCGTCCCAAGGTGCTGTCGGCCTACCGTTCGTACCACGGCGGCACGTCGACGGCCATCAGCCTGACCGGTGACCCCCGCCGCTGGGCCAACGAGCACTCCGGCAGCGCTTCGGGAAACGTCGCGCACTTCTTCGGCCCGTACCTCTACCGCTCACACTTCCACGCGGCCACCGAGGCCGAGGAGTGCGCGCGGGCCCTCGCCCACCTGGAGCAGGTCATCGCCTTCGAGGGCCCTTCGACGATCGCCGCGGTCGTCCTGGAGACCGTCGTCGGCACGGCGGGCATCCTCGTACCGCCGCCCGGCTACCTCCAGGGCGTCCGTGAGCTGTGCGACCGCCACGGCATCCTCTACATCGCCGACGAGGTGATGTCCGGCTTCGGGCGCACCGGCGCGTGGTTCGCCGTCGACCACTGGGACGTCGTCCCCGACCTCATCACGTTCGCCAAGGGGGTCAACTCCGGCTACGTCCCGCTCGGCGGCGTACTCCTCTCCGACGCCGTCCACGAGACCTTCCGTGACACGGTCTACCCCGGCGGCCTCACGTACTCCGGGCATCCGCTGGCCTGTGCCGCCGCCGTCGCCACCATCACCGCGATGAAGGAGGAGCGGATCAACGAGAACGCCACACGCGTCGGCGAGGAGGTCATCGGCCCCGGCCTGCGGCAGATCGCGGAGAACCACCCGTCGGTCGGTGAGGTGCGCGGCCTGGGCGTCTTCTGGGCGGTGGAACTGGTACGCGACCGCGAGACCCGCGAAATGCTCGTTCCGTACGCGGCGGGAGGCGCCCTGACGCGCCCGGTGGACGAGGTGGTCGCCGCCTGCAAGGAGGGCGGCCTGTGGCCCGTCTACAACTTCAACCGCATCCACGTCGTCCCGCCGTGCAACATCACCGACGACGAGGCGCGTGAGGGTCTGGCGATCCTCGACGGAGCGCTCTACGCCGCCGACAAGTACGTCGGCTGA
- a CDS encoding STAS domain-containing protein, producing the protein MTLKVDETEHGAWTVLHIRGELDLATSPAVRQSVHEVVASGRHDVVVDLGEVFFCDSSGVGELIAARRLMRSCGGRLRLILPDRGAADGSHVNRVLNALGVRRLFDVYPDTTAAMDERAQPLSA; encoded by the coding sequence GTGACGCTGAAGGTGGACGAGACCGAGCACGGCGCGTGGACCGTGCTGCACATCCGCGGCGAGCTGGACCTGGCGACCTCTCCCGCCGTACGGCAGTCCGTCCACGAGGTGGTCGCGAGCGGCCGGCACGACGTGGTGGTCGACCTCGGCGAGGTCTTCTTCTGCGACTCCAGCGGGGTCGGCGAGCTGATCGCGGCCCGCCGTCTGATGCGCTCCTGCGGCGGACGGCTGCGGCTGATCCTCCCGGACCGGGGCGCGGCCGACGGCTCCCACGTCAATCGCGTGCTGAACGCCCTCGGGGTGCGCCGGCTGTTCGACGTCTACCCGGACACGACGGCGGCCATGGACGAGCGGGCGCAGCCGCTCTCGGCCTGA
- a CDS encoding EF-hand domain-containing protein, with amino-acid sequence MDSAEYERKIAFRFAAFDQDGNGCIDRADFSSAAARLLAEFGTTARCDRGQALYSGAEAFWQGMAGIADVDGDQRVTREEFVGGAVKRLRDSPERFAEIARPFLRAALAVADKDDAGGASVPAVERALRVLGASPEMAGVAARTLDADQDGRITEDEVVAALAVYFTVVEPDA; translated from the coding sequence ATGGACAGCGCAGAGTACGAGCGCAAGATCGCCTTCCGCTTCGCCGCCTTCGACCAGGACGGCAACGGCTGTATCGATCGTGCGGATTTCAGTTCGGCCGCGGCCCGTCTGCTCGCGGAATTCGGTACGACGGCCCGTTGCGACAGGGGCCAGGCCCTCTACAGCGGGGCGGAGGCGTTCTGGCAGGGCATGGCGGGGATCGCCGATGTCGACGGGGACCAGCGCGTCACCCGTGAGGAGTTCGTGGGCGGCGCCGTGAAGCGGCTACGGGACAGCCCCGAGCGCTTCGCGGAGATCGCCCGCCCCTTCCTGCGCGCGGCACTGGCCGTCGCCGACAAGGACGACGCGGGCGGGGCGTCGGTGCCCGCGGTGGAGCGGGCGCTGCGGGTGCTGGGCGCGAGCCCCGAGATGGCGGGGGTCGCCGCCCGGACACTCGACGCCGACCAGGACGGCCGGATCACCGAGGACGAGGTGGTCGCGGCGCTCGCGGTCTACTTCACGGTGGTCGAGCCGGACGCGTGA
- a CDS encoding ATP-binding protein, which yields MTALEASASPYPIPGPPPQAVFAGHPESVAHARRYAREVVAWQAPGIRPDRVDDVELVVSELVTNSVRYGTEPGDSLCVAIEAEPDRVRVEVQDPVRRRPRLRPESDVRDRGRGLLIVERLARWGTDDRPMGKVVWAELTW from the coding sequence GTGACAGCGCTTGAAGCTTCGGCATCCCCCTATCCGATCCCCGGCCCACCCCCACAGGCGGTCTTCGCCGGCCATCCGGAATCCGTGGCGCACGCCCGCCGCTACGCTCGCGAAGTCGTGGCCTGGCAGGCGCCCGGAATCCGCCCCGACCGCGTCGACGACGTCGAGCTGGTCGTGTCCGAACTGGTCACGAACAGCGTCAGATACGGCACCGAACCCGGTGACTCGCTGTGTGTCGCCATCGAGGCCGAGCCCGATCGCGTACGGGTCGAGGTCCAGGACCCCGTCCGCCGCCGACCGCGTCTTCGCCCGGAGAGCGATGTCCGTGACCGCGGCAGGGGGCTGCTCATCGTGGAACGCCTTGCCCGCTGGGGAACCGACGATCGCCCGATGGGAAAAGTGGTGTGGGCAGAACTGACGTGGTGA
- a CDS encoding GntR family transcriptional regulator: MQVAERIRRRILDGVFAEGMKLPPVRELAKQEGVAVATLGRSLDHLQVEGYITTSRRGTFVADAPSVAPSAYDRISRVLRSGSVLGDGETMLVTDADLVVPPVYVADIFDLDPGDQVVRRQWHTGKGAQRLMLAVTWYPAQFAALVPDLLSTAPGKGTGLLPRIQDATGRRVTAGRDDVHGRDADAREASFLGIRPGSPILAGAHRLWDDEGVMEYGEWCLPYRLVIGYEYGIDAAPDRDRTT, encoded by the coding sequence ATGCAAGTGGCCGAGCGCATTCGGCGGCGCATTCTCGACGGGGTGTTCGCGGAAGGGATGAAGCTGCCGCCGGTCCGAGAGCTGGCCAAGCAGGAAGGGGTGGCCGTCGCCACTCTCGGGCGCAGCCTTGATCACCTTCAGGTGGAGGGGTACATCACGACGTCCCGGAGAGGGACCTTCGTGGCCGACGCGCCGTCGGTCGCTCCCAGCGCGTACGACCGGATCAGCCGCGTTCTGCGGAGCGGTTCGGTTCTCGGTGACGGTGAAACGATGCTCGTGACCGACGCGGACCTGGTCGTGCCGCCCGTCTACGTCGCCGACATCTTCGACCTGGACCCGGGTGACCAGGTGGTGCGTCGGCAGTGGCACACCGGCAAGGGCGCGCAGCGCCTGATGCTGGCCGTGACCTGGTACCCGGCCCAATTCGCCGCCCTGGTGCCGGACTTGCTCTCCACCGCGCCGGGCAAGGGAACCGGTCTGCTCCCGCGCATTCAGGACGCCACCGGGCGCCGTGTCACGGCCGGGCGCGACGACGTGCACGGCAGGGACGCCGACGCGCGTGAGGCCTCGTTCCTCGGGATTCGGCCGGGGTCCCCGATCCTGGCCGGGGCGCATCGGCTCTGGGACGACGAAGGTGTCATGGAGTACGGCGAGTGGTGCCTCCCGTACCGCCTCGTCATCGGTTACGAGTACGGCATCGACGCGGCCCCTGATCGGGACCGGACCACCTGA
- a CDS encoding ATP-binding protein has protein sequence MQVLQVQLEIGADPAEVGRARRWARSRLVGSGIGDDEPLAETLILLISELVTNAVVHTGCPAVLRMLFGCPGTPGAAETVRVEVADVSCRPPRQRHAEGDDTNGRGLELVDGLADRWGWQPEGVGKRIWCEVDREAPEARKRTDVRGAHGGGGAFEVAGPPVAYGPTRAVTHSV, from the coding sequence GTGCAGGTGCTTCAGGTGCAACTTGAGATCGGGGCCGATCCCGCAGAGGTCGGGCGGGCTCGTAGATGGGCGCGGTCGAGGCTGGTCGGTTCCGGAATAGGGGACGACGAGCCGCTGGCCGAGACGCTGATCCTGCTGATCTCGGAACTCGTGACGAACGCGGTCGTCCACACCGGCTGCCCGGCCGTGCTGCGGATGCTGTTCGGCTGTCCGGGGACGCCGGGAGCGGCCGAGACCGTACGGGTCGAGGTGGCCGACGTCAGCTGCCGCCCGCCACGTCAGCGGCATGCCGAGGGCGACGACACCAATGGGCGGGGCCTGGAGCTGGTCGACGGCCTCGCCGACCGCTGGGGCTGGCAGCCGGAGGGCGTCGGCAAACGCATCTGGTGCGAGGTCGACCGGGAGGCGCCGGAAGCGCGGAAGCGGACGGACGTCCGTGGCGCGCACGGCGGTGGCGGAGCGTTCGAGGTGGCCGGGCCGCCGGTCGCGTACGGGCCGACGCGCGCCGTCACCCACAGCGTCTGA